A section of the Gloeobacter violaceus PCC 7421 genome encodes:
- a CDS encoding alpha/beta fold hydrolase → MVEAAVLFQPPGFVRKSAFSSSGRINYYESCPAANPTAKTMVFLHGFGGGSSSYEWSKVYPAFAADYRVLAPDLPGWGFSEHRDSEYGKEDYLRAIGEFLADVASGRAIVIASSVVAALTLRLSTEQPEYFEAIVAMNPSGLSDFGKPYDGSFFGFVGNLPGINQFVYSQLITTTGGIRDFLRRSLFVRENRISEEIVDAYHASASEPNGQYAAYSFLKGNFSFDLAEWMPRLTVPVAILWGAQSKYASPDTGERLAALSNQVRFFKAIEDVGLTPQLELPATTASAIREALATLAAAA, encoded by the coding sequence ATGGTGGAAGCCGCGGTATTGTTTCAGCCTCCGGGCTTCGTCCGCAAGAGCGCCTTCAGCTCCAGCGGCCGGATCAACTATTACGAGTCCTGTCCCGCAGCCAACCCCACCGCGAAGACGATGGTGTTCCTGCACGGCTTCGGGGGTGGGTCTTCTTCTTATGAATGGTCGAAGGTGTACCCGGCCTTTGCGGCCGACTACCGGGTGCTCGCCCCGGATTTGCCCGGTTGGGGCTTCTCCGAGCATCGCGACTCCGAGTACGGCAAAGAAGATTACCTGAGGGCGATTGGCGAATTTCTAGCCGACGTGGCGAGCGGCCGGGCGATTGTGATCGCCTCGAGTGTGGTTGCAGCTTTGACCTTGCGGCTTTCGACCGAACAGCCCGAGTACTTCGAGGCGATCGTCGCCATGAATCCGTCGGGACTTTCGGACTTCGGCAAGCCTTACGACGGCAGCTTCTTTGGTTTCGTGGGCAACCTGCCGGGGATCAACCAGTTTGTCTACTCGCAACTGATCACCACCACCGGCGGGATCCGCGATTTTTTGCGCCGCTCGCTGTTTGTGCGCGAAAACCGGATCAGCGAAGAGATCGTGGATGCCTACCACGCCTCGGCCTCGGAACCGAACGGCCAGTACGCCGCCTACTCGTTTCTCAAGGGCAACTTCAGCTTCGACCTGGCCGAATGGATGCCGCGGCTGACGGTGCCGGTGGCCATCCTCTGGGGTGCCCAATCGAAGTACGCCTCTCCCGATACGGGTGAGCGCCTCGCCGCCTTGAGCAACCAAGTCCGCTTTTTTAAAGCGATCGAAGACGTGGGCCTCACACCTCAACTGGAACTGCCGGCCACCACAGCATCCGCTATCCGCGAAGCCCTCGCCACCCTTGCCGCCGCCGCCTGA
- a CDS encoding SUF system Fe-S cluster assembly regulator gives MIRITRQSDYGIVLVSHLAAHPERSFGAPELAAQVNLPLPIVRKILKLLAREGLLVSQRGVKGGYCLALPPAVISVADVVTALEGPIALTECIEDAPGGGCAHEAVCPLMPKWQRINAVIQQALSGISLSELIAPWPQELPVLSHAARPVPAAVQTPLR, from the coding sequence ATGATCCGCATCACCCGGCAGTCAGACTACGGCATCGTGCTGGTAAGCCATCTGGCGGCGCATCCTGAGCGCAGCTTCGGGGCGCCCGAGTTGGCGGCCCAGGTCAACCTGCCGCTGCCCATTGTGCGCAAGATCCTCAAGCTGCTGGCGCGTGAAGGGTTGTTAGTCTCGCAGCGCGGCGTCAAGGGCGGCTACTGCCTGGCGTTGCCGCCGGCGGTGATCTCGGTGGCCGATGTGGTCACGGCCCTCGAAGGGCCGATAGCACTCACCGAGTGCATCGAAGATGCGCCGGGGGGCGGTTGCGCCCACGAGGCGGTCTGCCCCCTGATGCCCAAGTGGCAGCGCATCAACGCCGTTATCCAGCAAGCCCTCTCAGGCATCAGTCTCAGCGAACTGATTGCTCCCTGGCCTCAGGAACTACCCGTCCTGTCCCACGCCGCACGCCCGGTGCCGGCGGCTGTCCAGACACCCCTACGCTGA
- the sufB gene encoding Fe-S cluster assembly protein SufB codes for MTTSTQTIEQLAGKEYQYGFVTDIEQETVPPGLSEEVIRLISAKKQEPEFMLEWRLKAYRHWLSMTTPEWANVHYPPIDYQNIVYYAALKPKTDGPKSLDEVDPELLRTYEKLGIPLQERAALAGVAVDAVFDSVSVATTFKDKLGAMGIIFCSFSEAVREHPELVRKYLGSVVPTGDNFYAALNSAVFTDGSFVYVPKGVRCPMELSTYFRINAKNTGQFERTLIIADAGSYVSYLEGCTAPMRDENQLHAAVVELIAHDDATIKYSTVQNWYPGDKEGKGGIYNFVTKRGRCEGRNSKISWTQVETGSAITWKYPSCILKGDNSVGEFYSVALTNNYQQADTGTKMIHIGKNTKSTIVSKGISAGHGQNTYRGAVKILSGADGARNYSQCDSLLIGEDCGAHTFPYIDVQNPTARMEHEASTSKIGEDQIFYCNQRGIATEDAVSMIVNGFCKEVFRELPMEFAVEAQKLLEVSLEGSVG; via the coding sequence ATGACCACTTCGACCCAGACGATTGAACAACTGGCGGGCAAGGAGTACCAGTACGGATTTGTCACCGACATCGAGCAGGAAACCGTCCCGCCCGGATTGTCGGAGGAGGTGATCCGGCTGATTTCTGCTAAGAAGCAGGAGCCTGAGTTCATGCTCGAATGGCGGCTGAAGGCTTACCGCCACTGGCTTTCGATGACGACACCCGAGTGGGCCAACGTGCACTACCCGCCGATTGATTATCAAAATATCGTCTACTACGCCGCCCTCAAGCCCAAAACCGACGGTCCCAAGAGTCTGGACGAGGTGGACCCGGAGCTGTTGCGCACCTACGAAAAGCTGGGTATTCCTTTGCAGGAGCGCGCGGCCCTGGCCGGGGTGGCGGTCGACGCGGTTTTCGACAGCGTCTCGGTGGCCACAACCTTCAAAGACAAGCTCGGGGCGATGGGCATTATCTTCTGCTCGTTTTCTGAGGCGGTGCGCGAGCATCCCGAACTGGTGCGCAAGTACCTCGGATCGGTGGTGCCGACCGGCGACAATTTCTACGCCGCGCTCAACTCGGCAGTCTTCACCGACGGCTCGTTCGTCTACGTGCCCAAGGGGGTGCGCTGCCCGATGGAGTTGTCTACTTATTTTCGCATCAACGCCAAGAACACCGGCCAGTTCGAGCGCACGCTGATCATCGCCGACGCGGGCAGCTACGTGAGCTATCTCGAAGGCTGCACCGCCCCGATGCGCGACGAAAATCAGCTGCACGCGGCGGTGGTGGAGTTGATTGCCCACGACGATGCCACCATCAAGTACTCGACCGTCCAGAACTGGTACCCGGGCGACAAAGAGGGCAAAGGCGGCATCTACAACTTCGTTACCAAGCGGGGCCGCTGCGAGGGCCGCAACTCCAAGATTTCCTGGACGCAGGTGGAGACGGGTTCGGCCATCACCTGGAAGTACCCGAGCTGCATCCTCAAGGGCGACAACTCCGTGGGCGAGTTCTATTCGGTGGCGCTCACCAACAACTACCAGCAGGCCGATACCGGCACTAAGATGATCCACATCGGCAAGAACACCAAAAGCACGATCGTCTCCAAGGGCATCTCGGCGGGCCACGGCCAGAACACCTACCGCGGGGCGGTGAAGATCTTGAGCGGTGCCGATGGGGCGCGTAACTACTCGCAGTGCGACTCGCTGTTGATTGGCGAAGATTGTGGGGCGCACACGTTTCCGTATATCGACGTGCAGAACCCGACGGCGCGCATGGAGCACGAGGCGTCCACCTCCAAAATCGGCGAGGACCAGATTTTCTACTGCAACCAGCGGGGCATCGCCACCGAGGATGCCGTGTCGATGATCGTCAACGGCTTCTGCAAAGAAGTGTTCCGCGAGTTGCCGATGGAATTTGCGGTCGAAGCCCAGAAGCTGCTCGAAGTCAGCCTCGAAGGCAGCGTCGGCTAA
- the sufC gene encoding Fe-S cluster assembly ATPase SufC, which yields MLEITNLQARVEGKAILKGIDLTVRPGEVHAIMGPNGSGKSTLAGVLAGREEYEVTGGAVRYLDQDLLELAPEERARAGLLLAFQYPVEIPGVSNVYFLKAALNALRKHRGEGELDAVEFLALVRGKLKTVQMAESFLRRSVNEGFSGGEKKRNEILQMALLEPCLAILDETDSGLDIDALKIVADGVNGLRSPERSFLVITHYQRLLDYIVPDFVHVLMNGRIVRSGGRELALELEEKGYGWLEAEVTVGA from the coding sequence ATGCTCGAAATTACCAACCTGCAGGCGCGGGTCGAAGGCAAAGCGATCCTCAAAGGAATAGATCTGACCGTCCGCCCCGGCGAGGTGCACGCCATTATGGGTCCGAACGGCTCGGGCAAGAGTACCCTGGCCGGGGTGCTCGCCGGGCGCGAGGAGTACGAGGTGACCGGCGGCGCGGTGCGCTATCTGGACCAGGATTTGCTCGAACTCGCCCCGGAGGAGCGCGCCCGCGCGGGACTTTTGCTGGCCTTTCAGTACCCGGTGGAGATTCCTGGCGTGAGCAACGTCTATTTTCTAAAGGCGGCGCTCAACGCGCTGCGCAAACATCGGGGCGAAGGCGAACTGGACGCGGTCGAATTTTTGGCCCTGGTGCGGGGGAAGCTCAAGACCGTGCAGATGGCCGAGAGCTTTTTGCGCCGCTCGGTCAACGAGGGCTTCTCCGGGGGCGAGAAAAAGCGCAACGAAATTCTGCAGATGGCGCTGTTGGAACCGTGCCTCGCCATTCTTGACGAGACCGATTCGGGCCTCGATATCGACGCGCTCAAAATCGTGGCGGATGGTGTGAATGGCCTGCGCTCGCCCGAGCGCTCCTTTCTGGTCATCACCCACTACCAGAGGCTGCTCGATTACATCGTGCCCGACTTCGTGCACGTGCTGATGAACGGCCGCATCGTGCGCTCGGGTGGGCGTGAACTGGCCCTCGAACTCGAAGAAAAAGGCTACGGCTGGCTCGAAGCGGAGGTGACCGTCGGTGCCTAG
- the sufD gene encoding Fe-S cluster assembly protein SufD: MPAAIEKNVFVPDFEPFIAARPGEAEAVLASRRAAMGRFVQLGVPHRRLENWRHTDLSALTKNRFTLAAEPVSIDPVQLVPYTFSGARELVFVDGLFSAELSNPGKAQSGLLLGSYAECLPEDALRWAVAPEAAEALEALNGAYWQDGACVDLAADARVEEPIHLLFIATGADLPLAQFVRNRITAGPGSRATIIETYASLGAGVHFTCPVGAVDVGADADLDHYRLGQENAAAFHLATSRVRLGRDARFKSLAFVAGGGLVRHDLFAELAGPGSEATLHGLYLAGGTRHVDHHLWVRHSAPHAASRQIYKGILAGRARAVFNGNVFVASEAAKTDAKQTNRNLLLSDAALVHSNPQLEIYAGDVRCTHGSTVGQLDEEALFYLRSRGLDEAQAKNLLTRAFAGDLFEDIRLAALRDRLETLLYTWLSFEAGIAGTQP, translated from the coding sequence ATGCCCGCTGCAATCGAAAAAAACGTGTTCGTTCCCGACTTCGAGCCTTTTATTGCCGCTCGCCCGGGCGAGGCTGAAGCGGTGCTTGCCTCGCGGCGCGCGGCGATGGGACGCTTTGTACAGCTCGGAGTACCCCATCGGCGCCTGGAGAACTGGCGGCACACCGATCTTTCGGCCCTCACGAAAAACCGGTTTACCCTCGCAGCCGAACCGGTTTCCATCGATCCGGTTCAGTTGGTTCCCTACACTTTTTCCGGTGCGCGCGAACTGGTATTTGTGGACGGACTTTTCAGCGCGGAACTGTCAAACCCCGGCAAAGCGCAGTCTGGTCTGCTTCTGGGCAGTTATGCCGAGTGTCTGCCAGAGGATGCGCTGCGGTGGGCGGTTGCTCCCGAGGCCGCCGAAGCGCTCGAAGCGCTCAACGGGGCCTACTGGCAGGACGGGGCGTGCGTGGATCTGGCGGCCGATGCCCGCGTCGAAGAACCGATTCACCTGCTGTTCATCGCCACCGGGGCCGATTTGCCCCTCGCCCAGTTTGTGCGCAACCGGATCACAGCCGGGCCGGGCAGCCGGGCCACGATTATCGAGACCTACGCAAGCCTCGGGGCGGGTGTGCATTTCACCTGCCCCGTCGGCGCTGTCGATGTGGGAGCCGACGCCGACCTCGACCACTACCGCCTCGGGCAGGAGAACGCCGCCGCCTTTCACCTGGCGACCTCGCGGGTGCGCCTTGGGCGCGACGCCCGCTTCAAGTCTCTCGCGTTCGTGGCCGGTGGCGGCCTGGTGCGCCATGACTTGTTTGCCGAACTGGCCGGTCCCGGCAGCGAAGCGACCCTGCACGGACTCTATCTGGCAGGCGGCACCCGGCACGTCGATCATCATCTCTGGGTGCGCCACAGTGCCCCCCACGCGGCAAGCCGCCAGATCTACAAGGGTATCCTCGCCGGCCGGGCGCGCGCCGTCTTTAACGGCAACGTCTTTGTTGCCTCCGAAGCGGCCAAGACCGACGCAAAGCAGACCAACCGCAACCTGTTGCTCTCGGACGCAGCGCTGGTGCACTCCAACCCCCAACTGGAGATCTACGCAGGGGATGTGCGCTGCACCCACGGCTCCACCGTGGGACAACTCGATGAAGAAGCACTCTTCTACCTGCGCTCGCGCGGCCTGGATGAGGCGCAAGCCAAAAATCTGCTGACCCGCGCCTTTGCAGGCGACCTGTTCGAAGATATCCGGCTTGCCGCCCTGCGCGACCGGCTGGAGACCCTTTTGTACACCTGGCTCTCCTTTGAGGCCGGAATTGCCGGAACGCAACCATGA
- a CDS encoding cysteine desulfurase produces the protein MTFTAQAHRTLTPAAVERLRADFPILRQTVYGKPLVYLDNAATTQKPQAVLDAIAALYTGYYSNIHRGVHHLSQLSTEAHEQARIKVQQFINAQSDREIVFVRGCTEGINLVAQTFGRERVGPGDEIVISAMEHHSNIVPWQMLCQEKGAILKVAPIDDRGEIILEAFEQLLGERTKLVAVVHLSNALGTINPVARLIELAHTRGIPVLVDGAQAVSHIAVDVQALDCDFYVFSGHKLYAPTGIGVLYGKAELLEAMSPWQGGGDMIRSVSFEKTIYSDLPYKFEAGTPDIAGAIALGVAVDYVQHIGLEAIAGYEQELLDYATEALSAIDGVKLIGTARDKASVLSFVLAGVHPHDIGTILDRKGIAVRAGHHCAQPVMQRFKVPATARASFAFYNTRAEVDALVAAIQQVQEMFS, from the coding sequence ATGACCTTCACCGCCCAAGCTCACCGGACCCTGACTCCCGCCGCCGTCGAACGCCTGCGCGCCGATTTTCCGATTTTGCGCCAGACCGTCTACGGCAAGCCGCTGGTTTACCTGGACAACGCCGCCACCACCCAGAAGCCCCAGGCGGTGCTCGACGCCATCGCCGCACTCTACACCGGCTATTACTCGAACATCCACCGCGGCGTGCACCACCTCAGTCAGCTTTCTACCGAAGCCCACGAACAGGCCCGCATCAAGGTGCAGCAATTTATAAACGCCCAGAGCGATCGCGAGATCGTCTTCGTGCGCGGCTGCACCGAGGGGATCAACCTGGTGGCCCAGACGTTTGGCCGCGAGCGCGTCGGTCCGGGCGACGAGATTGTCATTTCCGCCATGGAGCACCACTCCAACATCGTTCCCTGGCAGATGCTCTGCCAGGAAAAAGGAGCGATCCTCAAAGTGGCGCCCATCGACGATCGCGGCGAAATCATCCTTGAAGCCTTCGAGCAACTCCTGGGCGAGCGCACGAAGCTGGTGGCGGTGGTGCACCTGTCGAACGCTCTGGGTACGATTAACCCGGTGGCGCGCTTGATTGAACTGGCCCACACCCGCGGCATTCCGGTGCTGGTGGACGGCGCCCAGGCGGTGTCCCATATTGCCGTGGACGTGCAGGCGCTCGACTGCGACTTTTACGTTTTCTCGGGCCACAAGCTCTACGCGCCTACCGGCATCGGCGTGCTCTACGGCAAGGCGGAACTGCTGGAGGCGATGTCCCCCTGGCAGGGCGGCGGAGACATGATCCGCTCGGTCAGCTTCGAGAAGACGATCTACAGCGACTTGCCCTACAAATTCGAAGCGGGTACCCCGGACATCGCCGGGGCCATCGCCCTGGGTGTTGCCGTCGACTATGTGCAGCACATCGGCCTGGAGGCGATTGCAGGCTACGAGCAGGAACTGCTCGATTACGCCACCGAAGCGCTCAGCGCCATCGACGGCGTCAAGCTCATCGGTACCGCCCGCGATAAGGCGAGCGTGCTTTCTTTTGTGCTGGCCGGGGTCCATCCCCACGACATCGGCACGATTCTCGACCGCAAAGGCATCGCCGTACGGGCGGGCCACCACTGCGCCCAGCCGGTGATGCAGCGCTTCAAGGTGCCGGCCACCGCCCGCGCCTCGTTCGCCTTTTACAACACCCGCGCCGAGGTCGATGCGCTGGTGGCGGCAATCCAACAAGTGCAGGAGATGTTTAGCTGA
- the sufU gene encoding Fe-S cluster assembly sulfur transfer protein SufU produces MFSDLRDLYQEVILDHYKRPRNFGLLEAANREAEGHNPLCGDQVTIYLQVEDGIVKDIRFQGAGCAISTASASLMTDALKGKSVQEVDTLFERFHRLVTDSSAEAGPELGKLAILAGVREYPVRVKCATLAWHTLQAALRGSGAVTTE; encoded by the coding sequence ATGTTCTCGGATCTGCGCGATCTCTATCAAGAAGTGATCCTCGACCACTACAAGCGTCCGCGCAATTTCGGATTGCTGGAGGCGGCCAACCGCGAGGCGGAAGGCCACAATCCGCTCTGCGGCGACCAGGTGACCATTTATCTGCAGGTCGAAGACGGCATCGTCAAAGACATCCGCTTTCAGGGAGCCGGCTGCGCCATTTCGACCGCCTCCGCCTCGTTGATGACCGACGCGCTCAAGGGCAAGTCCGTGCAGGAAGTCGACACCCTGTTCGAGCGCTTCCACCGGCTGGTGACCGACAGCAGTGCCGAGGCCGGCCCGGAGTTGGGAAAACTCGCGATCCTAGCGGGGGTGCGCGAGTACCCCGTGCGCGTCAAGTGCGCCACCCTTGCCTGGCATACCCTACAGGCCGCCCTGCGCGGAAGCGGCGCGGTGACGACGGAGTAA
- a CDS encoding SUF system Fe-S cluster assembly protein, whose translation MNKDSELQSQVVEALKGVYDPEIPINIYDLGLVYDVSVAAGHVAVQMTLTAPSCPVAGSLPGEVEMKIRELPGVVSAQVELVWEPAWTIERMPEEAKLQLGLF comes from the coding sequence ATGAACAAAGACAGTGAACTGCAATCGCAGGTGGTCGAAGCCCTCAAGGGGGTCTACGACCCGGAAATTCCGATCAACATCTACGACCTGGGCCTGGTCTACGACGTGAGCGTGGCCGCGGGCCACGTCGCGGTCCAGATGACCCTCACCGCTCCGAGTTGCCCGGTGGCGGGCTCGCTGCCCGGCGAAGTCGAAATGAAAATCCGCGAACTGCCGGGGGTGGTCTCTGCCCAGGTCGAACTGGTCTGGGAACCGGCCTGGACCATCGAACGCATGCCCGAGGAAGCCAAACTCCAACTAGGCCTTTTTTAA